One Qiania dongpingensis genomic window carries:
- a CDS encoding response regulator produces the protein MRRNRETAQKQISILTLDDDSIMTSTIQAYFQRSGYQVDVENDPYAAIERVRKNGYDILLLDFLMSPICGDQVVEEIRKFNPEIFIVLLTGHKSMAPPIKTIRQLDIQGYYEKSDRFDQLELLVESCVKSIRQMRTIRGYQKGLSVVVDALPRIYNLQSMEHISDGILEMAEELLPAKGSFLAFETEQKGKRVPFLRTRGELPDCDHYRLLSDVEWGGADAVQKDGYLLLPVSDETHRAVGGIGILPKSEPQKEQIQLVKIFSRQASAAIYNSQLHQRVNEQNEELTQAYQYLEDGYIQTIDTLRFVVETRDIETKGHSERVSCLAATLAGEMGLGKEDVERIRVAGLFHDIGKVGVPDGILLKPGKLTDSEYDEIKKHPDAGAKILSVFRPFSDMIPIVRGHHERIDGRGYPDGLQGEEIPLGARIIAVADSFDAMISNRQYRSGLGIDRAIAEIQAGRETQFDGRVVDSFLSLVEREGKEGFLKRFSSHV, from the coding sequence TTGAGAAGGAACAGAGAAACAGCTCAGAAGCAGATTTCCATATTGACTTTAGATGATGACTCCATTATGACGTCTACCATTCAGGCATATTTTCAGCGTTCCGGCTATCAGGTGGATGTGGAGAATGATCCGTATGCCGCCATTGAACGCGTCAGGAAAAACGGATATGATATCCTTCTTCTGGATTTTCTCATGAGCCCCATCTGCGGGGATCAGGTCGTAGAGGAGATCCGCAAGTTCAATCCGGAGATATTTATCGTTCTGCTCACCGGACATAAAAGTATGGCTCCGCCCATCAAGACCATCCGGCAGCTGGACATCCAGGGATATTACGAAAAGAGCGACCGGTTTGATCAGCTGGAGCTTTTGGTGGAATCCTGCGTTAAATCCATCCGTCAGATGCGGACCATCCGGGGTTATCAGAAAGGCCTGTCGGTAGTGGTGGACGCACTGCCGAGAATCTACAATCTCCAGAGCATGGAGCATATATCGGACGGGATTCTGGAGATGGCGGAGGAGCTTCTTCCGGCAAAAGGAAGCTTCCTGGCCTTTGAGACGGAACAGAAAGGAAAACGGGTTCCTTTTTTGCGGACGCGGGGAGAGCTTCCTGACTGTGATCATTATCGGCTGCTTTCGGATGTGGAATGGGGAGGAGCAGACGCGGTTCAGAAGGACGGCTATCTTCTGCTTCCCGTCAGCGATGAAACCCACAGGGCTGTGGGAGGGATTGGGATCCTTCCGAAGTCAGAGCCCCAAAAGGAGCAGATCCAACTCGTAAAGATCTTTTCCAGACAAGCTTCGGCAGCCATTTATAACAGCCAGCTCCACCAGCGGGTGAATGAACAGAATGAAGAGCTGACACAGGCTTATCAGTATTTGGAGGACGGATATATACAGACCATCGATACCCTCCGTTTTGTGGTTGAGACCAGAGACATTGAGACAAAAGGACACTCGGAACGGGTATCCTGCCTTGCCGCAACTTTGGCTGGGGAGATGGGATTGGGAAAAGAGGATGTGGAGAGGATACGTGTGGCAGGTCTTTTCCATGATATTGGCAAGGTCGGGGTACCGGACGGAATCCTCTTAAAGCCGGGGAAATTGACAGACAGTGAGTACGATGAGATAAAGAAGCATCCAGACGCCGGAGCCAAGATTCTTTCGGTTTTCCGCCCGTTTTCGGATATGATCCCCATCGTGCGCGGGCACCATGAACGGATAGACGGCCGGGGATATCCCGACGGGCTGCAGGGGGAAGAGATTCCTCTGGGGGCCCGCATCATAGCGGTGGCAGATTCCTTTGACGCGATGATCTCAAACCGGCAGTACAGGAGCGGGCTTGGAATTGACAGAGCCATAGCAGAGATTCAGGCCGGCCGTGAGACGCAGTTTGACGGCCGGGTGGTTGACAGCTTCCTATCTCTGGTGGAACGGGAAGGAAAAGAGGGATTTTTGAAACGGTTCAGTTCTCATGTATAG
- a CDS encoding sensor histidine kinase → MVSNLSMVIFICALVAIIAFVIWSVRSKRMHLLHKLYLCLAVCYAIWIIPLIGIRFTSPDNKAMMFFWDCLMQPGGVLSPPIYLCIAIVFIYGYEKMTRGLKALFIVPVLTILISWTNPLHHLQYQVFSTVRSEIVFGPYVIVGGICSYACLMAAIIVVARFALKNRSVLYLKQSLLLAVSGLCPLVVSIIATFSRMEIPITATPMSFMIPLILNGIAIYQLHLLDIRPIANRHILDWISDGYLVVSDKGLVISYNRRFASLFASEYGIAENRYLGDCVREEDISKKTAIYNMITAIEASREANSTISYEQAVTSQEEDGVQKSYYVTDVSPLVLNDKIAGFVVLFKDVTQLKKSMRQLQDSQERMMEQERLAFLGQMIGGLAHNLKTPIMGISGCISAVEALVDECEESLTDSQVTEEDYREIYGEMREWFQKMRESSAYMSDIITAIKGQAANVNTDEDSTFTIDEMLKRSMLLMRHELLSGGCRMVTEYDQTKEITLRGDINNLIQVLDNLLSNAIYAQKQAGGGDITVKIDYDEESLHISVKDRGPGVSPNVKDRLFKAMVTSKGTMGTGLGLYISSAVVRGKFGGIMWHEDNPEGGAVFGISIPRNLVHISNVVKKKEGGAN, encoded by the coding sequence ATGGTATCAAATTTATCAATGGTTATTTTCATATGTGCCCTTGTGGCGATCATAGCTTTTGTGATCTGGAGCGTCCGTTCCAAGCGGATGCACCTGCTCCACAAGCTGTATTTATGCCTGGCTGTCTGCTATGCCATATGGATTATTCCGCTGATTGGGATACGGTTTACAAGTCCGGATAATAAAGCCATGATGTTCTTCTGGGACTGCCTGATGCAGCCTGGAGGGGTGCTCTCCCCGCCCATTTATCTGTGTATCGCCATCGTCTTTATATACGGATATGAAAAAATGACGAGGGGATTAAAGGCGCTGTTCATCGTGCCGGTTCTGACGATACTGATCTCATGGACGAATCCACTGCACCATTTACAGTATCAGGTGTTTTCCACGGTCAGAAGTGAGATTGTCTTCGGCCCTTATGTGATCGTGGGGGGCATCTGCAGTTATGCGTGTCTGATGGCAGCGATCATAGTCGTGGCCCGGTTCGCGCTTAAAAACCGAAGTGTCTTGTATTTGAAACAGAGTTTATTGCTGGCAGTGAGCGGCCTTTGTCCTCTGGTGGTCAGCATCATCGCCACCTTCAGCCGGATGGAGATTCCCATAACGGCGACGCCCATGAGCTTTATGATACCGCTGATACTGAACGGGATCGCGATCTACCAGCTGCACCTGCTGGATATCCGTCCCATAGCAAACCGCCATATTCTGGACTGGATCTCGGACGGGTATCTGGTGGTGAGCGACAAGGGTCTTGTGATCAGCTATAACAGGCGATTTGCTTCCTTATTCGCGTCTGAATACGGTATTGCGGAAAACAGGTATCTGGGCGACTGTGTGAGAGAGGAAGATATTTCCAAAAAAACAGCGATTTATAATATGATCACGGCAATAGAAGCGAGTCGGGAAGCGAATTCCACCATATCCTATGAACAGGCTGTGACATCCCAGGAAGAAGACGGAGTGCAGAAAAGCTATTATGTTACCGATGTGTCGCCATTGGTGCTGAATGATAAGATTGCCGGTTTTGTGGTACTTTTTAAGGATGTGACACAGCTTAAAAAGAGCATGAGACAGCTGCAGGACAGCCAGGAACGGATGATGGAACAGGAACGGCTGGCTTTTCTGGGGCAGATGATAGGCGGGCTGGCGCACAACCTAAAGACTCCCATTATGGGCATCTCCGGATGCATTTCCGCCGTGGAGGCTCTTGTGGACGAGTGCGAGGAGAGTCTGACGGACAGCCAGGTGACCGAGGAAGACTATCGGGAAATCTATGGCGAGATGAGAGAATGGTTCCAGAAAATGAGGGAATCGTCGGCCTATATGTCGGATATCATCACTGCCATCAAAGGCCAGGCGGCCAATGTGAATACCGATGAGGACTCTACCTTTACCATAGATGAAATGCTGAAGCGGAGTATGCTCCTGATGCGCCATGAGCTCTTGAGCGGAGGATGCCGTATGGTCACGGAATACGACCAAACGAAGGAAATCACCCTCCGGGGCGATATCAATAACCTGATCCAGGTGCTGGACAACCTGTTATCCAACGCTATTTATGCCCAGAAGCAGGCAGGAGGCGGAGATATAACGGTAAAGATAGATTACGACGAAGAAAGTCTGCATATATCCGTGAAGGACAGGGGGCCAGGCGTCAGTCCCAATGTGAAGGACCGTCTGTTCAAGGCCATGGTCACGAGCAAGGGGACCATGGGGACCGGACTGGGGCTGTACATTTCCAGCGCCGTAGTGCGCGGGAAATTTGGAGGAATTATGTGGCATGAAGATAACCCGGAGGGGGGAGCCGTATTCGGCATCTCCATCCCGCGGAATCTGGTTCATATCAGCAATGTAGTAAAGAAAAAAGAGGGGGGCGCCAATTGA
- a CDS encoding non-ribosomal peptide synthetase codes for MESKGHRFPLSLSQRNIWDLERTFDGTSVNNISTTIRLQGRMDFVILQESIRMVLKADPSLRTRILWEDGELVQYHAPFSEEDFPVFDFSHTSSEGIESWEAAMTRETIPLTGGPLYRFMLFRAGENAGGVLVKIHHMISDGWSQVLICNRIGQTYLDLLAGKEPLLEEAPSYELHVEEERDYLTSKAYGRDERYWRDILEKSGEPSVLKSVKSAAVSPVGRRLSCDLPQVLNHAIYSYCLEKRVAPFAVFYMALAIYFKRIGGADRFTIGVPIFNRTNFLFKQSTGMFVTTLPFYNKINDEWTLDQFNEELAEAWFEMLRHQRFPFSHIEKLAGENKGQEGRLFHIALSYQDSKIVESRDASVMLSGRWHYSGYQSEQLCIHLTNLLDNKCYSVDYDYLTQFFAEAEIVQLHKSLCNILMEALSNPGKPIYQLAVLTAEERERVLYTFNRTDRLLEERSVYKALEESASDYPSRAAAIYGGERMTYEALLGRASDIACAVKNRMGEGRELAAVLLPRGFTLLESMAAILKAGFGYLLLSPELPEGRIRNILERSGAGILLTDRENRENFGQPESPVPVICVEDIGRGTVSCSDPSLKEELRDPDRLAYVVYTSGSTGEPKGVEITQRNLLNLSQAMRHVYGKGAVLSVCNVGFDAFMLESIVALLNGKTIVLPEEEELESPRRLAGLITGYAVGFFSMTPSRLSVLLKDSAFCGAMRRMESIVCGGEAFPADLLKKLKNVSHARIYNQYGPSETTVGVSIKELSHAARITAGRPMDNCRLYVLDKWMNPLPAGVYGQLYVGGTCVGRGYRNQPELTKESFLDNPFENGEKMYYTGDSACWTADGEIVLSGRLDKQVKLRGLRIEPQEVAACIASYPGVKTAASRVCEINGQMVLLAYYCSEERIPETELLAFAATYLPRYMIPSYVMRLEEIPTNGNGKVEEEKLPLPGERGEESFTAPVSAALLQDIVDIFREVLSREEMGPDSDYFLSGGNSLNAMETITAMEDKTGFTIRVADLYACRTARRLTAYLNKTDGRSEGYILPAEGKRIEKAPDREWYPLSPMQQGIYVQSYLDSTGLSYNMPGAFRLSEKPDLERLEKAFRQLIRQDAVFRTSFIQEAGGVHAHIEKEVPFSLTKIEALCFEEACGGFLKPFDLSRAPLLRAGVWKSQEQEWFLLLDSHHIIGDGLSTPLVLKRLNEAYCGKETKMSLSYHDYAYALSAETEEESREEQEYWKEHLQNLPEPLTLPADFVRSREFDFRGREYQMEMPEPDSLACENYCMRHGISVFTLFLAAYGLLLSRISGREDFTVGAPVAGRVRPGTQDICGPFINTLPLRLRPEKKKAVSTYLEEIRTEVAGMLDHQQISLEEIITMLGLPRGTQNPLYQLMLTQSPVDESAFVLDGKSMEFRPISTGAVKMDMVVELSKKRDAYILRFSYASSLFLEETVRYYGRCLKRILQELCSERDLPLGEVPVLSAEDYEKYVETPNYLATPFVNLPIHRMIENKIKTMPDSPAVWYHGTAVTMREIERRACGLAAMLREEGAEPGQRIGLCMGRTPDMIAAMFGILKAGCAYVPMLPSFPEARLVYMLETSGAVCVLCDEEALRCLPGQLPCRKLLASERTEEQFTDAPVSSEDLVNVLFTSGSTGKPKGVMLRHRSISNLYGQMRELLEPITGPVLCSTNSIFDCFIVETLFPLAMGKLVVLADEEEMMLPWKLAELINRNGVEIFEMTPSRLQMCLGNEAFCRAASGLRIVLLGGEVLTKRLLAKFYEVSEGTLMNMYGPTEATVFTTMAAVRPGDTITVGRPLNNTRVYVLDEDMRPVMPTGCGELYIAGECLAGGYISRPDLTEASFLPDLYFPGERMYRSGDIVRLRLDGTYDFIGRADAQVKLNGQRVELDEITGALLDSGFAGQAATVAVRKDDGSMELCSFYQPAAGKTDVHGPLMEYLRHMLPSYMVPSRVIPLETLPMTATSKTDMQTLKKMALEGLEHVQADVPEAPKAFEARGEKTPPSPEINEEFVLAIWNQVLSKKAEEPDVSFFEQGGTSLAALSVLSSYFNCHLEMSLAEFYANPTARQQAELLRGSVGGGKERTQLSSEAEASDQEAEFARVVFPVREPEKRFALITGATGFFGVHLLKALLDRGEEEIICLMRDGDKERLLECLSWYFGRGVIMRERRRISVVKGDLSKERLGLSDRDYRELAGRVGEIFHGAADVRHYAADAEAFLKTNVGGTEQMLALAREAGARFYHMSTCSVSGEYLKDGRKEAVFTENDYDIGQIWEDNIYVKSKFLAEGLVLEAIHHGLPAKIFRLGRLVGRASDGVFQRNPDTNAFYLLMRAFHLVGAIPRTVAKTEVDLTPIDYCAEAVLALLDSEGSIFHIMNPDPPLVEAAAKALEEEIYIVPDETFTHMLAETVKGPYRELVSTLIDFWHHVRLEPPVIQVSNKKTKEQLDKAGFRFEIPEPGRLLSGFTLQDSWVGKGE; via the coding sequence ATGGAGAGTAAGGGACATCGGTTTCCGTTGTCTCTGAGCCAGCGTAATATTTGGGATTTGGAACGTACCTTTGACGGTACCTCTGTGAATAATATAAGTACGACAATACGCCTGCAGGGTCGAATGGATTTTGTAATACTGCAGGAAAGTATCCGCATGGTGCTGAAAGCGGATCCGTCTCTTCGGACTCGAATCCTTTGGGAAGACGGGGAGCTGGTCCAATACCATGCCCCTTTTTCTGAAGAAGATTTTCCTGTCTTTGATTTTTCCCACACCAGCAGCGAAGGCATAGAGAGCTGGGAGGCCGCTATGACCAGAGAGACGATTCCGCTGACCGGCGGGCCGTTGTACCGTTTTATGCTGTTTCGGGCCGGTGAGAACGCGGGAGGCGTGCTGGTGAAAATTCACCATATGATTTCGGACGGATGGTCGCAGGTCCTCATTTGTAACCGGATTGGCCAGACTTATCTGGATCTCCTGGCCGGTAAGGAACCGCTCCTTGAAGAGGCGCCTAGCTATGAGCTCCATGTGGAGGAGGAACGGGATTACCTGACTTCCAAAGCGTATGGCAGAGATGAGAGATATTGGAGAGACATTCTGGAAAAGTCAGGCGAACCTTCTGTTTTAAAGAGTGTGAAAAGCGCGGCGGTCAGCCCTGTTGGCAGGAGGCTCAGCTGCGATCTGCCCCAAGTGCTGAATCATGCGATCTATTCCTACTGCCTGGAAAAAAGAGTGGCTCCTTTTGCCGTATTCTATATGGCGCTGGCAATCTATTTCAAGCGGATAGGAGGGGCCGACCGGTTCACGATCGGCGTGCCGATATTCAATCGGACGAATTTCCTGTTTAAGCAGAGCACGGGTATGTTTGTGACGACTCTGCCTTTCTATAATAAAATAAATGATGAGTGGACTCTTGACCAGTTCAATGAGGAGCTGGCGGAGGCCTGGTTCGAGATGCTTCGCCACCAGCGTTTTCCCTTTTCTCATATTGAAAAGCTGGCGGGAGAGAACAAAGGGCAGGAAGGCCGCCTGTTCCACATTGCTTTATCCTATCAGGACAGCAAGATAGTGGAGAGCAGGGATGCGTCGGTAATGTTATCAGGGCGGTGGCATTACAGCGGCTATCAGTCGGAGCAGCTCTGCATCCATCTTACGAATCTTCTGGATAATAAATGCTATTCGGTAGACTATGATTATTTGACACAGTTTTTTGCGGAGGCGGAGATTGTACAGCTCCACAAAAGCCTGTGCAATATCCTCATGGAAGCTCTTTCCAATCCGGGGAAACCCATATACCAGCTGGCGGTTCTGACAGCGGAGGAAAGAGAGCGCGTATTGTATACATTTAACAGAACGGACCGGCTTTTGGAGGAACGTTCTGTCTACAAGGCTTTGGAGGAATCGGCGTCGGATTATCCGTCAAGGGCCGCAGCCATATATGGAGGTGAGCGGATGACTTACGAGGCTCTGCTTGGCCGCGCCTCTGATATCGCCTGCGCTGTGAAGAACCGTATGGGAGAGGGCAGAGAGCTGGCAGCTGTTCTGCTGCCGAGGGGGTTCACTCTTCTGGAGTCCATGGCGGCGATTTTGAAAGCCGGATTTGGATATCTGCTGCTGTCACCGGAGCTTCCCGAGGGGAGAATCCGAAACATATTGGAGCGGAGCGGAGCAGGAATCCTTTTGACAGACAGAGAAAACAGGGAGAATTTTGGACAGCCGGAAAGTCCCGTGCCGGTAATCTGTGTGGAAGATATCGGAAGAGGGACAGTGAGCTGTTCAGATCCGTCGCTTAAAGAAGAACTGAGAGATCCGGATAGGCTGGCCTATGTAGTCTATACCTCCGGGAGCACTGGAGAACCCAAGGGGGTGGAGATCACCCAGAGGAACCTGCTGAATCTTTCCCAGGCGATGCGCCATGTCTACGGAAAAGGGGCGGTTCTTTCCGTGTGCAATGTGGGATTTGACGCCTTTATGCTGGAAAGCATTGTGGCGCTGTTAAACGGAAAAACCATTGTGCTTCCGGAAGAAGAGGAGCTTGAGTCGCCCCGCCGCCTGGCCGGCTTGATAACAGGCTATGCAGTGGGATTCTTTTCCATGACACCGTCCCGCCTTTCCGTGCTTTTAAAGGATTCTGCGTTCTGCGGAGCCATGCGCCGCATGGAAAGTATCGTCTGTGGCGGAGAAGCGTTTCCCGCGGATTTATTGAAGAAACTTAAAAATGTCAGTCACGCCAGGATATATAACCAATACGGTCCTTCTGAAACCACAGTGGGAGTGAGCATCAAGGAACTGTCCCATGCGGCACGGATCACAGCAGGGCGTCCTATGGACAACTGTAGACTATATGTGCTGGATAAGTGGATGAATCCTCTTCCCGCGGGAGTATACGGGCAGCTCTATGTCGGCGGGACATGCGTGGGCCGCGGATACCGGAATCAGCCGGAGCTGACAAAAGAGAGTTTTTTGGACAATCCCTTTGAGAATGGGGAGAAGATGTATTATACCGGAGATTCGGCCTGCTGGACGGCGGACGGGGAGATCGTCCTGTCCGGAAGGCTGGATAAACAGGTGAAGCTGCGGGGACTCCGAATCGAGCCGCAGGAAGTGGCGGCGTGCATCGCGTCCTATCCTGGGGTGAAGACGGCGGCCTCCCGTGTATGTGAGATAAACGGGCAGATGGTGCTGCTGGCATATTATTGTTCAGAAGAGCGGATTCCGGAGACGGAGCTGCTGGCATTTGCTGCGACGTACCTTCCCCGATACATGATACCTTCTTATGTTATGCGTCTGGAGGAGATACCCACGAATGGGAATGGGAAGGTGGAGGAAGAAAAACTGCCGCTTCCGGGGGAGAGAGGGGAGGAGAGCTTTACGGCTCCGGTTTCTGCTGCTCTTCTCCAGGATATTGTGGATATATTCAGGGAGGTCCTGTCTCGGGAGGAGATGGGGCCTGACAGTGATTATTTCTTATCAGGAGGAAATTCCTTAAATGCCATGGAGACCATTACTGCCATGGAGGATAAAACCGGATTTACAATACGCGTTGCGGATCTTTACGCGTGCAGGACAGCCAGACGTCTGACGGCATATCTGAATAAGACAGACGGACGCAGTGAAGGATACATTCTTCCGGCCGAGGGAAAACGGATTGAAAAGGCGCCGGACAGGGAATGGTATCCGCTGTCTCCGATGCAGCAAGGGATTTATGTCCAGTCTTATCTGGATTCCACTGGTCTGTCTTATAATATGCCCGGGGCGTTCCGCCTGTCTGAGAAGCCGGATCTGGAACGGCTGGAAAAAGCGTTCCGGCAGCTGATCCGGCAGGATGCGGTCTTTCGCACTTCCTTTATACAGGAGGCCGGAGGAGTCCATGCGCACATAGAAAAGGAAGTGCCCTTTTCTCTGACAAAAATAGAAGCTCTCTGTTTTGAGGAAGCCTGCGGGGGATTTTTAAAGCCTTTTGACCTGAGCCGCGCTCCTCTCCTTCGTGCCGGCGTCTGGAAAAGTCAGGAACAGGAGTGGTTTCTTTTGCTGGACAGCCATCATATCATCGGAGACGGGCTTAGCACGCCGCTTGTGCTGAAGCGTCTGAATGAAGCTTATTGCGGGAAAGAAACGAAGATGTCTCTCAGCTATCACGATTATGCTTATGCTCTCTCGGCTGAAACGGAAGAAGAGAGTCGGGAGGAACAGGAATACTGGAAGGAACATCTGCAAAACCTGCCGGAGCCGCTCACGCTGCCTGCCGATTTTGTCCGTTCCCGTGAGTTTGATTTCCGGGGCAGAGAATATCAGATGGAAATGCCGGAGCCGGACAGTCTTGCCTGTGAGAACTATTGTATGCGGCACGGGATTTCCGTGTTTACTCTGTTTCTTGCGGCCTATGGGCTGCTGTTGTCGCGGATATCCGGACGTGAGGATTTCACGGTGGGAGCGCCGGTGGCAGGCCGGGTCCGTCCTGGCACACAGGATATCTGCGGACCGTTTATCAATACGCTTCCCCTGCGGCTCAGGCCGGAGAAGAAGAAGGCAGTATCGACTTATCTGGAGGAGATACGGACAGAGGTGGCCGGGATGCTGGATCACCAGCAGATTTCTCTGGAAGAGATCATCACGATGCTCGGCCTGCCCCGCGGTACTCAGAATCCCCTTTATCAGCTGATGCTCACGCAAAGCCCTGTGGATGAATCCGCCTTTGTGCTGGACGGGAAGTCTATGGAATTCCGGCCCATTTCTACTGGAGCGGTGAAAATGGACATGGTGGTGGAACTGTCGAAAAAGAGAGATGCCTATATCCTCCGGTTTTCCTATGCTTCCAGTCTGTTTCTGGAGGAAACTGTCCGGTATTATGGAAGGTGTTTGAAGCGGATACTGCAGGAACTTTGTTCGGAACGGGATCTGCCTCTGGGAGAGGTGCCGGTGCTGTCAGCGGAGGATTATGAGAAGTATGTGGAGACCCCCAACTATTTGGCGACCCCCTTTGTGAACCTGCCGATTCACCGAATGATAGAAAACAAAATAAAGACCATGCCCGATTCGCCTGCCGTATGGTATCACGGGACCGCAGTCACGATGCGGGAGATAGAACGCCGCGCCTGCGGCCTGGCGGCCATGCTGCGGGAAGAAGGAGCAGAGCCGGGGCAGCGAATTGGACTTTGTATGGGACGGACGCCGGATATGATCGCGGCGATGTTTGGCATCCTGAAAGCGGGATGTGCGTATGTGCCGATGCTTCCTTCTTTTCCGGAAGCCAGATTGGTTTATATGCTGGAGACTTCCGGCGCCGTCTGTGTGCTCTGCGATGAAGAAGCCCTTCGCTGTCTGCCCGGACAGCTTCCGTGCCGGAAGCTGCTGGCTTCGGAGAGAACCGAAGAGCAGTTTACGGATGCTCCTGTGAGCAGCGAGGATCTGGTCAATGTTCTGTTCACCTCCGGATCCACAGGAAAGCCAAAAGGCGTGATGCTCCGGCACCGTTCTATTTCCAACTTATATGGTCAAATGAGAGAGCTTCTGGAACCGATCACCGGACCGGTGCTCTGTTCGACGAATTCTATATTTGACTGTTTTATTGTGGAGACTCTGTTCCCGCTGGCGATGGGGAAGCTGGTAGTTCTTGCCGATGAGGAGGAAATGATGCTTCCCTGGAAGCTGGCAGAGCTGATTAACAGGAACGGAGTAGAAATATTTGAAATGACTCCTTCCCGGCTTCAGATGTGTCTCGGCAACGAGGCGTTCTGCCGCGCCGCTTCCGGGCTTCGGATCGTGCTCCTGGGCGGTGAGGTCCTTACGAAGCGGCTCCTTGCGAAGTTCTATGAGGTCAGTGAGGGAACCCTCATGAATATGTACGGTCCGACGGAGGCGACAGTTTTCACTACCATGGCGGCTGTGAGGCCGGGAGATACGATTACCGTGGGACGCCCCCTTAACAATACAAGGGTATACGTGCTGGATGAGGATATGCGGCCGGTCATGCCCACTGGGTGCGGAGAATTATATATTGCCGGTGAATGTCTCGCAGGAGGCTATATTTCCAGACCGGATCTTACGGAAGCGTCTTTCCTGCCGGATTTGTATTTTCCGGGAGAAAGGATGTATCGGAGCGGAGATATTGTACGGCTTCGTCTGGACGGTACTTATGATTTCATCGGAAGGGCGGATGCCCAGGTGAAGCTTAACGGACAGCGGGTGGAGCTGGACGAGATCACAGGAGCGCTTTTGGATTCCGGCTTTGCCGGACAGGCGGCGACCGTCGCGGTGCGGAAAGACGACGGTTCCATGGAGCTTTGTTCCTTTTACCAGCCGGCTGCGGGGAAAACGGACGTCCACGGCCCGCTGATGGAATATCTGCGGCATATGCTGCCGTCTTATATGGTGCCTTCCAGGGTGATCCCTCTGGAAACGCTGCCCATGACCGCTACCAGCAAGACAGACATGCAGACTCTTAAGAAAATGGCTTTGGAGGGACTGGAGCACGTACAGGCGGACGTTCCGGAGGCCCCGAAAGCTTTTGAGGCACGCGGGGAAAAAACGCCTCCTTCACCGGAGATCAATGAAGAATTTGTGCTGGCTATCTGGAACCAGGTGCTGAGTAAAAAAGCGGAGGAGCCGGATGTGTCTTTCTTTGAACAGGGAGGGACTTCCCTGGCGGCACTTAGCGTGCTCAGCAGTTATTTTAACTGTCATTTGGAAATGTCCCTGGCGGAGTTCTATGCGAATCCCACAGCGCGCCAGCAGGCCGAGCTGTTAAGGGGAAGCGTGGGCGGAGGCAAAGAAAGAACGCAGCTCTCTTCGGAGGCGGAAGCATCCGATCAGGAGGCTGAATTTGCAAGGGTAGTGTTCCCTGTTCGAGAACCGGAAAAACGTTTTGCGCTAATTACCGGCGCAACGGGTTTCTTTGGCGTACATCTTTTAAAGGCCCTTCTGGACAGAGGAGAAGAGGAAATCATCTGCCTGATGCGGGACGGAGACAAGGAGCGGCTCCTGGAATGTCTTTCCTGGTATTTTGGGAGAGGCGTGATCATGCGGGAGCGCAGGCGGATTTCTGTTGTAAAGGGAGATTTGTCCAAGGAGAGGCTGGGCCTTTCGGACAGGGATTACCGGGAACTGGCGGGAAGAGTCGGCGAGATTTTTCATGGAGCGGCAGATGTGCGCCATTATGCGGCGGATGCAGAGGCGTTCCTTAAAACGAATGTGGGAGGCACAGAGCAGATGCTGGCTCTTGCCAGAGAAGCCGGAGCCAGATTTTATCATATGTCCACCTGCAGCGTGAGCGGTGAATATCTGAAGGATGGACGGAAAGAGGCGGTCTTTACAGAAAATGATTATGACATCGGCCAGATCTGGGAAGATAATATCTATGTGAAGAGTAAATTCCTGGCGGAAGGACTGGTCCTGGAGGCCATCCATCATGGGCTTCCGGCCAAGATATTCCGGCTGGGCCGCCTGGTGGGACGGGCATCGGACGGTGTATTTCAGAGAAATCCTGACACCAACGCCTTTTATCTGCTGATGCGTGCGTTCCATCTGGTGGGAGCGATTCCGAGAACTGTGGCAAAGACGGAAGTGGACCTTACTCCCATTGATTATTGCGCGGAAGCGGTGCTGGCCCTTCTGGACAGTGAAGGAAGCATTTTTCATATCATGAATCCGGATCCGCCTTTGGTAGAAGCGGCCGCGAAGGCGCTGGAGGAAGAAATCTACATAGTTCCTGACGAGACTTTTACCCATATGCTGGCGGAGACCGTAAAGGGACCTTACCGGGAATTGGTTTCCACGCTCATCGATTTCTGGCATCATGTCCGGCTTGAACCGCCGGTCATCCAGGTTTCTAATAAGAAAACGAAGGAACAGCTTGATAAGGCCGGTTTCCGCTTTGAGATACCGGAGCCGGGCCGGCTGCTCAGCGGTTTTACGCTGCAGGATTCCTGGGTGGGGAAAGGGGAATAA